Part of the Drosophila pseudoobscura strain MV-25-SWS-2005 chromosome 2, UCI_Dpse_MV25, whole genome shotgun sequence genome, GATTAATATTAATGGCTGGCAGCTGCGCTGTAAATGTCACGGCTCAAACTCTGTGCACtgtgcagcggcagccagGCAGGAAGCAGCGGAAACAAACCACTGCTGGAGCTGATCGTGCCGAGCTCGTTAGGGGAGCCCATTTCCTGGGCGGCAACTTTGAAGAAAGACGAAAGCCCGATTTTGGTAATTAGAAACAAACATTTATACGATAAAAGGGATCCAAAGCTGCGCCTATCTAGAATGCATATAGAAGTCGATTGCCGTGGAGAACGCCGCAAAGCCGAGGCCGCCTATGACGCCAGCCTTTATGCCGGCGCGTAGGCCAATCAGTCCGCCGGTGATGCCGCCAGCGTAGGTGCCGTTGCGCCAGTCGGTGACGCCACGTTTCTGCAGGTAAACAGATTAAGGTGGGTTACAACATTGATCTCTGCTGACTTACACTCTCAATTGCGCACTCGACAACGGAGAACACAGCGCCAATTAGGGCGAAATTCTTGGCGTAGGAATGCGTGGTGGCGCGCATCTCCCGGAACACCTCGCGGGCTGTTTGCTTCTTCGTGTTCGCAAACGGATCGGCCATGTTGGGATTCACGGAGGCACTGAACAGGCCAAGGGCAGCTCCAAGACCGTATCCTAGAGAGTGGATGAATCGTACATAAATAACCAAAACAATCCAACCAAACATGTGAGAGCCTCACCCATAACGCATGCCATTGCACATTTGAAGCCACAGCTCTCCACAGCCGACTCTAAT contains:
- the LOC4801429 gene encoding mitochondrial import inner membrane translocase subunit Tim22; its protein translation is MSMLPNPADQAAEAAKARMYGSEDLDRLAMQFVGNMQRYRENIVIPRTMGPVKIKTNEEKLLESAVESCGFKCAMACVMGYGLGAALGLFSASVNPNMADPFANTKKQTAREVFREMRATTHSYAKNFALIGAVFSVVECAIESKRGVTDWRNGTYAGGITGGLIGLRAGIKAGVIGGLGFAAFSTAIDFYMHSR